In the genome of Puntigrus tetrazona isolate hp1 chromosome 8, ASM1883169v1, whole genome shotgun sequence, the window CGGCAGCTACGCTAGAATGTACCAAAACACGACCTGCATTCAGACATTTAAAGCCCCTCTTGTGAAGTACCGATACGTAGAGTAAAGGAAATCTGCTACTCGTGGGGAAAAATAAGCATCACTTTAAATCCCGATTGAAAATACAGCACACAATGGCCGGCTGTAATCGAAAGTTGGGCACAAGACAAGCAGCTATAATCAATCACAGTAAGCGCTGAACTCACTCCTCACtactgaaaacactgaaaacagattCACGGCCTGGAATCGCCGGCTCGGTTCAGAGCGACGAGACGAGCGGGCGACGTTCGCAGGATGCCAGTGAGAGGGCAGCAAAGCCGAGAGTGCAAAAAACAGGAGAGACATGCAAAACGATTCCAGTCCATTGAACAGTTTGCCTACGAGCTCACAGCTGAAATTGCATTAATGGAATGTAACCAAAAAAACTACAGCACCACATACTAGCACATTTCAGCACGCCCTCAGTCGGGGTCCGGGTCGGGGTCGGGGTCTGGGGAGGGGGTTGTTTAGCTTGTTTTGACACTTACGCCCCTTAAAGTACAACCGCATGCAAAGCACTCCCATTAAAGTATAGCACAATGAGGTATTTATACACACGTTATGCtgacgtaaataaataaaccgacCGATTACATTGCGATACTAGTTCAGAACTTAAATACGCACCCATAGTAGGTAAAGTTAGTCATAAATTATGATTGTTAAATACTTAAGGCATTTCGACGCACAATATCATGTGTAAACTATAAAACGCAGACGGACGATGAGAGGGAAAGGTCACGCGGCGGACGCTCACTGACACGCTACAAAAAACGGTGAAGACGCTTCCAACTTCTTGGCCTCCAAGCAGCTGAACGCTTGAATTCGGGAAAAGTTTCGAAAGCAACGTTAATTCGCCGAACGCACTACAAAGACATCCGATATGCTACGAAAAAACAGTCACGTACATTTAAAGTGGTCAGTGAGGCGACGACTAGCGTTACGCAAAGAAACTGTGCTGTTAAAAAGTCTGTTCCCTTGTTGGTTTTTTTCAcgtttcttctctcttttttctttttcatttttttttttggatggagTGCACGATACGCAAGGAAACTCGAGTGCAAATGCAAAAGCAGGGAAAGAGAAACAATCACACGACCTCATCAGAAAGTGagtgcatttacaaaaataaccacTAACTACATTAAGACGACAATAAataacttgtttgtttgttttttccagcaTTGCAGCTACTTATGTCGAGAAGCTGTGCCAGGCCCGCACACAGGCTGGCAACAgtaggaaaaaagaagaaatcaaaCGAGGAAGAGTGATCATGAAGTACAGCTTAGAAAAGTTATGTTTGGTTTCTATAAAACGAATGGCTTTACTCCCTTGTCATGTCCTCTAGAAATGGCAGCAAACAGGTTTCATGCACGTTATGACTCTACAGATGCTGCTTTACGACCAAGCGAGACCACGAGTCACAGAGCGAATGGAAACACGGAGTTATGCCGTTACTATTCAACGTGTGCTTGTGCTACAGGCATTAAGGTACATATTTCACTTGTAGTGACTTCGGAGACGCATCGAGAACACAGTGTCTTCAGGATTAGTAGAATATCGCGCGGGAAACGTCCTCATGCACATCGACCTCTCGTCAGAAGAACCCCGGCCTCTCGCTTCAACATGCATTTGGTGGATACGTTTCGGAGGCATCACGAGCACATAATGCGGACTGTCACGGTTCATATCAAGCCTGGCCTTACGGTTACATACGGACGTCAAGCATCACCTCCGATAATTACAGACACGACGACagagctttttttaaacacagggTCATTGTTCTACTCTCGCGCTTCTCTCTTTCGCTAATGACTTTGATTCccgttgtgttttgttttttttgtttttgtttgttttttgtttcacaaatgATTCGTTCAACTACGTTTAAGTTCATGACCAACCACGCGTAATGTGTCGGACTTTGTGGTGTTCATGCTGTAATGCTTCATCCGTGACCTACTGAACACTGAGAACATTTGGTTGGTCTTCATTTGAGATCGCTTTAGAGCGGCATTCGCcgacctaaacacacacacatacagagcaCTTTGACTGAAACCCTCTTCATCGACAGACTCGTTCTTCTCCACGTGCTCGACGCGGTCCAGGTTCCACTTCAGCGCTTATCTTCTTCCCTGTTCTACATCGTCAGTTGGCTCAGAAGGCAAAGGTCAGAGGTGAGAGGTGATGGAGATGACACACATTTGGCAAAGTACCCACGAGGGGACGAAGAGAGACAATAGGACTTCTAGCTAGTGCTACACGAGACATCAGCTATCGGGGGACAACTGCGTCTCAATGTCTACCCTGCAGATGGGACACTTCTTATTGGTTGCCAGCCACTGGTCAACACAAGCCTGATGGAAGAGGTGCATGCAGGGTAATCTCCTGCGGAAAGAACGACAAGGAATTTGTTGAAAGACAACGACAGCGTTTACGTCACTGCATGAGCTACGAGTACAGCAAGGTCCAACTACCTGACGTCCTCTCCGTCTTCAAGCATCGAGAGGCATATTGTGCATTTCTCATCCGTGTCGAGCTCCTCTTCATCCATGCCAATCTTCAGCTCTAGAGGTCTTCTCTACAAATCACACGATCAGTTGTTAGTCTTTCAACACATGCTTTTTAATCCAGAAGAAACACGCGCTTCTTAAATTACAGGTTCAACCAGGAGTCAATGGGAAAACATCCCCAAAACTAGTCGTAAGGGTCAagtgagatttatacatcatctgaaagccgATGAATTTAAAGCGAGAAAATCTCTCTTTTGAAGTTGTCCAAATGCCAAGTTCTCagctatgcatattactaatcattTATGGCAGGACATGTTCCATGTAGATTTTGTGcatgatatttacttaatatcctaatgataaaaaagccattttgatTGATAGATTGTATTGATGGATtgtattgctacaaatatacctgtgctacttaggACTGCTTTGGTGCTTCAGGAtcacatattaaaaatgaataaaaggtcTGGTAATCCTCCAGcagtttgcattttaaaacggtGCAGGTTTGACCGAatagtttgttttgttggtgGTGAATTGCATGGAAACCCACGGAGGCTCAGTTTGACCCTAACACCAGAACAGTCTTTCCAAAAGTCTTTGCATGCAAATTCATGACCATTGAGAAAATTCATgatcagtaaataaaatcattggTGGACGTTAACAGCTGTTGCACAGCTGGGGCTCTACCTTTTTATACTTGTGAGGAAAGGTGAACCTCTCGATGGTGGTCTGCACAGCCCCTCTGTTTACATTTCCCAGTCTGTCCTCCAACTGCAGGAGCTCCTGGAATAAAAGGCACGTAGAAATACGACACATTACAGGATGACAGGATAAACTGCGAAGCAGAAGATGTGCAATAAAGAAGTGTGACGGTACCTCGTAACTCTCCCGCACGGCAGACGCATGACGAGAAGGACTGAGGCTTTGGAGAGCCAGCAGATGTAACTGAGGATATGGATAGTTTCTGATCTCATGGACAACCTGCGAAGGACAGCGTTAATCAACATTGAACATCAATGAAGCAAAAGAGATATAGTGCTTAGACGGTGAGACTGGCGACACCAAGGTCACTATAGATAAAGAATGATTGCAGCAGTGTTGGGGAaggttacttttaaaagaaatgcatgacaATATTCCGCTACcccttaaaaaaatagttttggtagttactttttatggaaagcaaTGTGTTACGTTACTTTTGAGTTCACTTTTCAAATCCGGGCAAGGCTAGTTTCTTTGTTAATatgtaaaaagttattttacgtGCGTAAAAGCCCTGCCATaccaaaagtgaaatgaaatcaaTGAATGTGCAGATGTGAAATGTAAATCCACGTTTATACAGAAGATGGCGCAGCTAAAAATGTTAACCAAACATTGTGTCATTGACTGAATTAGATGCATTGTAAGTATATTCCTctcacagaataaaaaaatgcttaacgGTTGAAGAAAGTGATACTGTATAAATTCTGTCAATTAAATGGGTCTAGCTTACAGTCTCATCTGCTTTGTGCAATTTTAGCTGTGCAAAACTTGTTTTGCTGCTTTGTGCTTTTTTCACTCCACGATTTCTCTCAATCTGGCAACACCTGAGCTTTCAGTCAAGACATGGGCAACAAAGTAACGGGAGTTACTTATGTGGAAAAAATCGTGTAACTTTACTAGTTTCTGGCTTGTAATGCATTACCCCCAACACTGGGCAGCAGTGGGTACAGAAGACTCAGACTGACCACTTGTGCTGAGGTGGTGTTCCTGGGGAAGTGGTGCAGTCGTGGAGAGGTCAGGTAATGCTGATAATGTTGAGTGAGGGGAGAGACGTGGTACTGCGGCAGGCCTGGATCCACACTCAGATCCCTGAACAAAAGCAAAGGAACCGCGTCATTCGCATGAACAGAGTACTAGTTTATCAAGTGACTGAATACAGACGTACCAGTCTGTTCCTTCAGCGAGATAGCGTGGCTGCTGCGGCACCGGCGGAGGTGCGGGAATGTGAATGGATGTTGGGTATTCATATGGCGGCCGCAGCGTCTGCGGGTGGGGAAGGGTTCGGTCTGGAGCATGTCTGCTGGGAAAAATAACAACCAAACTATTAGAGACAGAgtgagtatttttttaaaaaaataaacatggatGAATTCTTCTCAGTAAAATATGGAAGATTAAAGGGGTAGTTGACCCAAAAAGTTTAATTCTGTTATTAACTGCtgaccctcatgttgttccaaatctgtaaggTCCCGACCtttattcacaaatatttttgatgaattgcGAGACCTTTGACCTTTCATAGATAGCAAGGATCCTAACTCGTGAAGTTTGTTAAAATAACCCATGTGAAATCAGTGGTCCAaacataattttacaaagctatggGAATgctttgtgtgcaaaaaaacaaataacggCTTCATTCAACAATTCGTCTCCTCCACATCACCTTATAGCACCATTTTGAAGAGTATCACTTAAGTAAACAATGTATGCAACGCACGTACGCAGACACGTTGTTTGCATTCAGATTGAAGCGTAAATTATGTAGGCGGTGCAACAATGTCCTTGCAATGTTTCTGAGCCTTGATCGTGTTcgatccttgctgtctatggaggatcAAGAGAGTTCTCAGGATTCATCGCAAATGTTTTTCGGACTGAAAGATAACAGGGTGAATGATAAATAGCAAACCCCTCTGTAAAACCCTTCGGAATGTAGATAGGAATTCAACTTTTCAAAAATTGGTATATTCTATTGGTATGTAGTTTGGATGCATTTATTGTACTAGTCATTATGAAAAGCAAAATAATCCAAATTCTCAAAACCTGTGCATggaaaaatatactatatatccAAAATAGGTCCAAATATAAGCTCAAGAATTAAGTTAATTCGTTATGCATGTGTATAAGTCCCAATTCTTCTGGAATCCCTCTATGCCATTGATCTCAAACTCAACTCAATTCCTAGAAGGCCACAGCATGTACTTCCaatcctaatcaaacacacacctgatccaaataatcaaggtcttcaggatcactagaaGCTTCCAAGCAGATTTGAACTAAACTCTACAGATCTGTGGCCATCCGTTCGAGCCTCCATCAAGCTTGTTTATCATTAACCTTTGTATTAAGACGTTAAGATGTGCAGACGTTAAACACCATTGTACCTGGGCTGTGGAAGTATCCTCCTGTGCTGGGCCTCCAGGATCTGCTGCTGAATGAGGTATTGCTGGTGTAAAGCCTGAGGTAGGAAGGGCGGGGCCGGGATGTCCTGGAACGGTGGTGCTGGTATGTGGTTGAGGGGTGGATGTAACGCCGCGGCTGGCTGGTGCGCAGGGCCGAGGTGATGGCTCATTCCCGTCTGAGATTGTCCTGGATGGGGCATTGGGAAATCAACAGGGATCTGGGCCTGGGGGCCTACGTGGAAATGCCGGCAAGAGGTAGCATGACTGTGCTGATGCCTGTTAAAATGAGATCCTGCAACAACAATGACATCAGAGCGAATTATGAATGGGATTAAACCGCTGCTGGGCGCTGGGCTTCCTCTTTTCCTGAAGAAATCAATCATCAGCAGTGGGGTGTGATGGGAAACGAAGAGTGAAGGTGAGCCAAGTGTGTTTGAACAGTGTGTTTGGTTTGGGATGCTAGTATTCACAGTTAGTGTTTAGGGTTGGGAATAAAATTTACTATCGATATGTGAGCCTGGACCACATTCTTGTCATCTGAATAAATAACctttccattgatgtctggCTTGTTAGGATAGGACGGTATTTGACTCAGATGCAACTATTGTCAAATCTGGAGCAAAATAGAGAGAGAATGGCCTCTAAAGTTGACCAAATAAagctcttagcaatgcatattactgatcAGTAATTAAGTGATAATATttttacggtaggaaatttactaaatatcttcatgaaacatgatcctTACTCagtatcctaatgatttttggaggaaaaagtgtataattttgacccatacaatgtattcctacaaatatagctgtgctgctgaagactgcttctgtgctcGAGACACACATACGATAGACGATACGAACAGGTAACCGAAACCCATGCCCTTTACCAATTCTTGTAAATATCAAGACCTGCAACTAGTTCAACCACTCACATTCTGTGCTTTAGTCTTGTccaatttagtttgtttttccttctgtCCAAACCCTTTGCCACTCCGCAACAATACAATACACCTATTTGCTTAATCTTAAACAGCCACATTTCTAATAGTCTACATCACATGACATCTCAACTGGTTAAGAGTTATGTGGCCAGTTACATAAACGCCTGTCTTAACTAGTTTTACCAACTAGCTGTTAGTTGTTCTAcctttttcaaatgaatgatcgaggcaaatatgaataaatccCAAACACTATCCTTACTAGCAACGTATTTTAAAGAGAATGTATTCCTAATGTTTGGGTCCTTTATTCAGGGATAAGTAAAAATTAGCAAGCAGTCTCGATTTGATGACTGGTCTATAAAATGTTTATGCGACAGGTCACTGTACTTTCCAGGTATCACTTTGATTGTAGAATTAATGGAAACCAAACTGTGTTTGCCAAACCAATAAAGTACCTGTTGCAAcgcattaaaacaaacagaccACTAACCCTAGACCTAGCATTGTTAGAAGATCCTGATGGATAACTTGATCAGATCTATCAGTGACCCCTTGACTGATTTGGGATTGAGTTGTCCTGGGAAATTGGCTGAGTTTAACTTTTTTGTGGGGAGATAATCATGTATATATCAACTGTATGAACAGATATGCTCTGCCCACCAGATGTGAACGGTCTAGTTATTTAGTGACTACCACAAGCAGACTGCGAGATGGAGATCAGCTGAAGGAATCCACAGCTGCTTCAGGTTCTCAGACTAATGTCTGAGCGAGCAGTTAAACGTCTCGCATCGCTCTGGATTTAGACCGAAGCTGCTGTGCTTCTATGAGAGCCGTCAACCTGTCACGCATTATCAATGAAGGGATTTGCGTTTTTTCAACGACAGAACTTTGGATACGTGTGTGGGAACTATTTTCCGAAGCCACATCCAATTTAAGTTAACGGCATCTCGATGGACACGAAGCAGGACATCTTCCTGAATCAACATCCTCTGTTGGTTCTGGAACAACAATCACGGTCCTCCTGAAGTAACAAGAGTAACAAATCCGTTTGGATGGTAGGAATGTTTTTCTAGGACTGACTCTTTATGATGATTTCTCAAAGTGATTAACCCGTCAACTCTTCTAAACATTCGATTTGGTCCGTAGAGGCAAAATAAGACCAGAAGCAGCAGAAATCGCAGGAACCCAAGGCGTTTGCTGGTGCAGGGGCAAGACGTGCAGTTAGCAtgctttattatttcatttataggGCAACAACTGCATTCAATAAAATTTTGCCATGACTAACTCCTGTTACAAAAGACTAACTTGACATGAAATAAGCTGCACAGACGTTAAATGTCCTTCATTCAGAAGTACTACTGTTATTTGATTGTACTAATAATGAAAGACAAGTGAATGCTTGAAACATGGATTGAAACTGGGTTTGCGGTGTTGTGATGTGGTTATCTGCTGGCTACTTACAAGACAACAAATGAATGAGGAAATGAATCAATGCACCACTTTATGGTTTCGAGAACACTTCGGTATTCATTAAGCAATCTACACCACTGTAAAAATGCGCTAAAAGGAGACACAGAAAAGCAGAATTGCCCATCGCTGCACTCTACTCTCTGTTGGAAGATGCACACCGACTTCAGAATGAAGGAATCGAAAACACATAAGACTAAATCAGCAGACGAAATCATGTGTAATGCGTCATTGTCACACAGAGGAATGGGACGTGCCCATCGCTCGTTGTGCGTTAGTGAGAAAAGACTCAATCACAGAGATGAAATGTGTGGATACCTGGACACACCACAGAGAAAGGCCACGTTTACACTGCGTCCGGATCATTTACCGTGAGGAGACTTAAAGGCGCAGCGCTAAGACTGTAATTGGAAATGGATCTAGCAGGATCTCATTCGACTTATCATGAGCGCACGCTGCACCTTCAAGTGCCTCAGTGATGAGCGTAAATGACCACGGATCGACTCATTGAGGTCTCATGATGAAAAAAGCCAGGAAATCAGTCTATCGGTCACAGCAGAGGGAGGAGGTGGGGGGGAGACAATAAATGGAAATCAGCAAGAAGCACACTGGAGGTTAGGAAAAATACTATAttctttattgaaaaatattagtatatatgtGGATTTGTGTCATAATAATAAGTCcatgcaacaaataaaacaacattgaCCAATAGCAAGGCCCACCATGCTCAGTACAGGGTTAACAGAACAAAAGCAACATCCAATGAGCAGATGCATCGGCTACAGCACGTTACAGTACAGCAGGGTACATCTTGACTACAGAAAGATTACATTGGAGTCTATTCAATGTAGaatcaaaataatatgaataataataataataataacgtgaTTCATGCACTGAAGTCTATTACCAGAACAAAAGGTAGAGAAACCACAACCAAACAATAGACATTTGCATTGCTCTAATAGAGGATCTCAGTAGCAGTGCAGGAAATCAACATCCCTGCCAAATGGATGACATTTTGGACACAATTTGGACATCGCATTCGATGCAATTGGAGCCAATCGTCTGCGTGTTAGGCTACCACTTtggccgttttttttttgtctgttgtttttttgcttttcctcaTAACATGATTGTGAATGACCGTGTAAAATCAGAAGGGCGATGAATGAAGCACACGTTATGCAGGTGACAGCTAAAGGTGCGTGGGATCATCCAAGCACAAAATGCATccattttacaggaatttacatACATGTTGACTACCAAAGCTGGATGGGACATACATGAGTCACTCTTCTAGAGCTACTGATGTGGGTTAAACTACAGCACTTGACATACAGACAGTAGTTTATGCTCTAAATGTGTTAGCTCTGGTTTTAGTGTGTTTTGTTCTCAGGAAGGGAGCAGATCTGAGATGTTTGTCGTCTTCTGATGGAAATAGGAAATGAGGAGGGATCAGAACACAGATGatcattaaaacacaatgaTCTGATAATGCAGAATGTAGATTCAGCCTCCATAGACTATGAGACAGGAGATAAGAACAGAAATAAAGCACATGAAATCAAACTATGAGACAGAAGATCAGAAACAGAAATCAAAAAAGCTTCATGAAATCAGTGATGGAGGTAAAAGTTAGCAGCTCGGCTTAACGCTAGTTTCGTGTTTTTAAGACTGCTCAAAAATAATCATCAGCTTTTGTTCGACGAACCGCAGATACTTCCATTCTGGGGATGACACAAACCTAGCCAAAACGCTTATTTTATACATAGATTTAATACAAGCGGGCATCGCAAGACCCTGGTTAATAACTGAAGTGATGTATcgatgttttatttgttgtccGTTAAGCTCGGGCCTGAATTAGCATCTTTAGCTTTCTGAGGTAAAACCCGGACCTTACGAACAAACCTCGGCAAATGCATACAGCGCTCAAATACACGATAAAACGAAATCGACGACCTGTCAGATGAACCGAATATCCTTCGTTTAAGCCAATTGATGggttttaagtgcatttttaaagtgaaatctGACGCGGAGAGCGTCCTTCGCTCGGCTAGCTAACGTTAACAGATTTACCTCAGATCCGACTCAAACCTCCGATtcgctaaaaacaaaaacaaaacaaaaaaacaaatcacctgggtttttttttaattgcatatcTCCGCAGTAAGGACCTACAGCAACATATAGATCAGTCGTGGGGTTTAATAACCATGCGTTAAACAAGCAAAGGCCCTCAGATGTGATCTGATCGTGAAATAATGCGTTATAAATACCTCTATTTCTCACTGAGCCAAAGACAGGAAGAACCAAATATCCGACATGAACTAACACCATCCTTCAGATCTTCTCTTTGATGAACACAGACTGTAAacggatgaataaataatgtacattcAGCGGGATCATATGCAGTCAGTCACCGCGAGGACAAAGAACAGCGGCGGCGTTCGATTCGCCAACAACTCGCTATGCTGACTCGGTTCTTCTTAGCGATTCAAAGGAACCGAATCGCGGAGCGTGTACCTAGGGAAGGCTTCGGCTCAGGATCCGCGAGTCGCGTTTTGAACAGGTTCGATCCGAGCGAACCGAGCGAATCAAACTGAGCAAAGCTTGAAAACAGAAGATTAATCTGTCCGCTAGAGGCGCCACCGAGGACAAAATTATGATGATGATTAGTTGATTATCAATAACTACACCACAGTTGGTCCGGCGGAGCTTTAATTGCGAAGGAATCGTTTACAGTACCATATTTCATTGGTTGACACGAGCACAGCTGCCAATGAATTAAAAGTAAAGCAGCTAAAGAAAACGTCTTTGTGCGTGATGCATACAAAGCTACACGTTAAGCTATTAAAGGCAGAAATTGTTATTCAAGTGCTTGGATATTTACAGCTTGTGGTCTTaccatttgcattaaataaaacgatAACAACGTTTGCATTAAACATCATAATTAAACAACcctttgcatacaaaaaacaataacaatacataaaaaattgtttcattCAATGCTATGAGACACTTTGGTTGTTCGTTTTTGGCCCTTACATACTTTCCTTTTTCTCATGACAATTTGATGCAAAAACATTACCtttaaaacaactgtaaatcataaaataaagtgtcttaGAGTCAAGTGTACAGTCCGTTGGTTGCAACCGtcttcatttcacatttaaaaacatccttGCTGAAATAAGACATTTACACTCGTGttggttattaatattataagaCAGAAATGTTGAATTGTTCGATAGATAtggatgcataaaaaaaaaaaacccgaacCATTCACTAAACCATCTTTTCTTAACCTGAAGAACATTAATAGTCTAAAAAACCTTAATGCAATGGAACAGGTCCCATGCACGTAAAAGGTTCTTCATCGTTTGATCTGATTTGGGAAAAACAGCAGTCTGGATTCCTGAAAGCCCAGTAGGATCTAAAGCGCTCGCTGCTCGGAGTGCACCGCAGCAAAAGTTCAAGTTTAGTGGCATGATgggaatgtttttctttcttccgtgTTCTTGTACTGCACCATTCCCAATGATGTTCATGATTCACTGCCTCTGCATAAACTCTGAGCAGGGACCTTG includes:
- the rnf165b gene encoding E3 ubiquitin-protein ligase RNF165 isoform X2; the encoded protein is MVLVHVGYLVLPVFGSVRNRGSHFNRHQHSHATSCRHFHVGPQAQIPVDFPMPHPGQSQTGMSHHLGPAHQPAAALHPPLNHIPAPPFQDIPAPPFLPQALHQQYLIQQQILEAQHRRILPQPRHAPDRTLPHPQTLRPPYEYPTSIHIPAPPPVPQQPRYLAEGTDWDLSVDPGLPQYHVSPLTQHYQHYLTSPRLHHFPRNTTSAQVVVHEIRNYPYPQLHLLALQSLSPSRHASAVRESYEELLQLEDRLGNVNRGAVQTTIERFTFPHKYKKRRPLELKIGMDEEELDTDEKCTICLSMLEDGEDVRRLPCMHLFHQACVDQWLATNKKCPICRVDIETQLSPDS
- the rnf165b gene encoding E3 ubiquitin-protein ligase RNF165 isoform X1, yielding MVLVHVGYLVLPVFGSVRNRGSHFNRHQHSHATSCRHFHVGPQAQIPVDFPMPHPGQSQTGMSHHLGPAHQPAAALHPPLNHIPAPPFQDIPAPPFLPQALHQQYLIQQQILEAQHRRILPQPSRHAPDRTLPHPQTLRPPYEYPTSIHIPAPPPVPQQPRYLAEGTDWDLSVDPGLPQYHVSPLTQHYQHYLTSPRLHHFPRNTTSAQVVVHEIRNYPYPQLHLLALQSLSPSRHASAVRESYEELLQLEDRLGNVNRGAVQTTIERFTFPHKYKKRRPLELKIGMDEEELDTDEKCTICLSMLEDGEDVRRLPCMHLFHQACVDQWLATNKKCPICRVDIETQLSPDS